The following proteins are encoded in a genomic region of Dialister hominis:
- a CDS encoding transporter — protein MKKLAITAAAVLAAVFLGTGTAHALVPGVDIMDTEVGYGYNAAKDGIHSAHIEIKPISKVVVGAEYRHWNHAGNETDVYAKYKIGHLYIGAGNRNYYDRDAKLFGLVEGRANVLGPVDAYAGLKVSSEEREYKAGLQLDLVPTSFDVDVNYTYYDRDDVKNEGGLGVGLNYHF, from the coding sequence ATGAAGAAATTGGCAATTACAGCGGCAGCAGTGCTGGCAGCGGTATTCCTTGGGACAGGCACAGCGCATGCCCTTGTACCAGGCGTAGATATCATGGACACGGAAGTCGGCTATGGCTACAATGCAGCCAAAGACGGCATCCATAGTGCTCATATTGAAATCAAACCGATCTCGAAAGTAGTCGTGGGCGCGGAATACCGGCACTGGAACCATGCAGGCAATGAAACGGATGTGTATGCGAAGTACAAAATCGGCCACCTCTATATCGGCGCAGGCAACAGAAACTATTATGACAGAGATGCAAAGCTTTTCGGACTTGTTGAAGGACGCGCAAACGTCTTAGGACCAGTCGATGCTTATGCAGGCCTCAAAGTATCCAGCGAAGAACGCGAATACAAAGCAGGACTCCAGCTCGATCTCGTACCGACATCGTTTGATGTGGATGTCAACTACACCTACTATGACAGAGATGATGTCAAGAACGAAGGCGGCCTTGGCGTCGGCCTCAACTATCACTTCTAA